A DNA window from Macrobrachium rosenbergii isolate ZJJX-2024 chromosome 41, ASM4041242v1, whole genome shotgun sequence contains the following coding sequences:
- the LOC136826927 gene encoding uncharacterized protein, which produces MTQIPMKKLLKVSSHSSTEPSSAATDPEVIPSSQANPPSTAASDTVIPSSNPNSPSQCPPGYVPAVYNSSATTVYSTVPHWISVKYYCTVPQMHISIFHNQVYLSKSLKLESPEKWPHQHFTVNTVCTLLYRGYEAQLFQNKK; this is translated from the exons ATGACCCAGATTCCCATGAAGAAACTTTTGAAGGTTTCCTCCCACTCGTCAACTGAACCCTCTTCAGCTGCAACAG ATCCAGAAGTTATCCCCTCCTCCCAGGCCAACCCACCCTCTACTGCTGCATCAGATACAGTGATCCCATCCTCAAACCCCAACTCACCCTCTCAatgtccaccag gcTATGTACCTGCTGTATACAATTCATCAGCAactacagtgtacagtactgtaccgcACTGGATAAGTGTTaagtactactgtactgtacccCAAATGCACATCTCCATCTTCCACAACCAAGTATatctttcaaaatcactgaaactag aatcccctgaaAAATGGCCACACCAACATTTTACTGTAAATACAGTGTGTACTTTACTGTACAGGGGTTATGAAGCACAATTATTTCAAAACAAGAAGtaa